One window of Paludibacter propionicigenes WB4 genomic DNA carries:
- a CDS encoding DUF6057 family protein encodes MLTNFKPSSRMKSTSKYLAMAVVALWAAVCFVFFQWFYLYHLVYRLQQQLFLYSGDYISSYFHHPAWLACLSGDFITQFFYFNFGGSLTITVSLLLLGVVCYVALGRFKLNSPKQSRGIGMWIKMLLSLALITWEALRNCGIDYELSSTISLIGGILLFLPCVRYQRWLPGVFLLPLCYWLFGYGVWAFLLLAVVYEITLRRYIIAPLLVIVALIIPTVIRQQYHLTWKQAYQYPANSFFNKPNFTHEKLLTMAVESSFGHWNKVALLSEKEDLHLNISTYFYNLSHAMQGRLPDQLMNEYQPGPLGLLIPLGPDTPLLSLWCSNEVWFQLGDMTMAEHATLLGMIFSPNHRSSSMVMRLAEINMINGDTQASMKYLRMLQKTWLYKGWAEQRMPGKEDIKVQGWLKRKRALLPVQDSLRAVNDHTLSLRALLNNHPDNTMALDYLLCYDLLTKDMAAFMTDYDMYKKIGAEVPNRLYSEALLIGLMKRQATIEDVKRYRIMPDVLQNFNEYTSLYEKNKGDGTALQLQYRKTYWFYYHFATFK; translated from the coding sequence ATGCTTACAAACTTTAAGCCCAGCAGCAGGATGAAGTCAACAAGTAAATATTTAGCCATGGCTGTAGTGGCACTTTGGGCAGCGGTTTGCTTTGTGTTTTTCCAGTGGTTCTATCTCTATCATTTGGTATATCGCTTACAGCAGCAGCTCTTTTTGTATTCCGGCGATTATATCAGTTCTTATTTTCACCATCCGGCGTGGTTGGCCTGTCTGTCCGGCGATTTTATTACTCAGTTTTTCTACTTTAATTTTGGTGGTTCATTGACCATTACGGTATCGCTGCTGTTGCTCGGCGTGGTTTGCTATGTAGCTTTGGGGCGCTTTAAACTAAACTCTCCGAAACAAAGCCGGGGCATTGGCATGTGGATAAAGATGCTGTTATCTCTGGCCTTGATAACCTGGGAAGCCCTGCGTAATTGCGGGATAGATTATGAACTGTCTTCTACCATTTCGCTCATCGGTGGCATACTTTTGTTCTTACCTTGTGTGCGTTATCAACGTTGGTTGCCCGGGGTGTTTTTACTTCCGCTGTGTTATTGGCTTTTTGGATATGGAGTTTGGGCATTTTTATTGCTGGCTGTGGTTTATGAAATTACATTACGCCGCTATATAATAGCTCCATTACTGGTTATAGTAGCTTTAATCATCCCCACAGTCATCCGTCAACAATACCATTTAACATGGAAACAGGCGTATCAATATCCTGCTAACTCATTCTTTAATAAGCCGAACTTTACGCACGAAAAATTATTGACAATGGCAGTAGAGAGTTCTTTCGGTCATTGGAACAAGGTGGCTTTATTATCTGAAAAAGAAGACCTGCATTTGAATATATCAACTTATTTTTATAATCTCTCGCATGCTATGCAGGGGCGTTTACCGGATCAATTAATGAACGAGTACCAACCGGGTCCGTTGGGATTATTGATACCGCTCGGACCTGATACGCCACTGCTATCACTATGGTGTAGTAATGAAGTGTGGTTTCAGTTGGGCGATATGACGATGGCCGAACATGCAACACTGCTGGGTATGATATTTTCTCCCAATCATCGCAGTTCAAGTATGGTGATGAGGTTAGCCGAAATAAATATGATTAATGGCGACACTCAGGCTTCTATGAAATATTTGCGAATGCTTCAGAAAACATGGCTCTATAAGGGTTGGGCTGAACAACGAATGCCGGGTAAGGAAGATATAAAGGTTCAAGGCTGGTTAAAACGCAAACGGGCATTATTACCTGTGCAGGACAGTTTACGTGCTGTCAACGATCATACGCTTTCACTTCGTGCGTTACTAAACAATCATCCCGATAATACTATGGCATTGGATTATTTGCTTTGCTATGACTTACTGACGAAAGATATGGCTGCTTTTATGACGGATTATGACATGTATAAAAAAATTGGGGCTGAAGTTCCGAATCGCTTATACAGCGAAGCTTTGCTTATAGGGTTAATGAAACGTCAGGCTACGATAGAGGATGTGAAGCGTTATCGCATTATGCCGGATGTTTTACAAAATTTCAATGAATATACCAGTTTGTACGAGAAGAATAAAGGAGATGGTACTGCTTTGCAACTTCAATATCGAAAAACGTATTGGTTTTATTATCATTTTGCCACTTTTAAATAA
- the ccsA gene encoding cytochrome c biogenesis protein, with protein MKKLNNIFFSMVTSVILLVIFGASIGYATFAENSSGTEYAKSIVYNAKWFEILLFLLVINLLGSVVRYKIVNKRKFSVLLFHMAFICILIGAAVTRFFGYEGVMHIRQGETSNEITSDKPSVAITAEYKGEKAEKTTHTSFTENGSENYAENLQIADKTIKVEKDLFIPNSVETIVSDEQGEAGISLFVMDQNNQGTDFILLNGETNNLGDISFSLNDSTRKAQVAFSVVDNQLYFKSTLPMAKMGMMEKEEAMIMPGQLNPAEQKTIYKTGSLIFVLKTYLPKAKKSLTQMTPDMNKSGVIRQGKNAIIFRVSDGNTTKTVNVLSSENQSSQLASCMLNGVKVTVDYGMLKRKLPFSITLREFQLDRYPGSNSPSSYASEITVTDKEMKTVQPFRIFMNNILNYRGYRFFQSSYDSDEKGTILSVNHDYWGTLITYAGYLFMLIGMVLTLFNKNSRFRYILRLSNELQKKRKAAKTAALVAILILSGSMSAFAGETSKKTHIDALNSLLIQDEVQGRIEPISTYASDLVRKVTKKTTFNGQSALEVLLRMCTDPSHWVNEPIIKVAHEGLAKELGAINDYITFNQLFDSENNGQYKLADKVEAAYQKDPSARNQYEKELINMDERVNICNRIFSGEILTIFPVQGHESNKWIAVSGLEPTATAADSKMSGMSGMPAGVCPVSGKSGKTSMPATMPENGTKNSSDSTSASKCPMAGMTGTTGTSMADMAMTSTENESGTPAKLLSAYFSAVLSAEKSGDWTEANSALLNLKNYQLLNGGAQLPAKEKVQFEVLYNKLSIFLSLAILYGLLGIILISLHVINILKYNPKVDKYLDKSIYVFAIMFVFYTAGLIMRWYISGHAPWSNGYESMIFVGWAASLSGLVFANRSPITLAITSLLSAIALSVAGMSWMNPEITNLVPVLKSYWLVIHVAVITSSYGFFAMSALLGVFNLGLMIARTNKNRIRLNESIQEFSYIIELSLIVGLFMLTVGTFLGGVWANESWGRYWGWDSKETWALVSILLYSSVIHLRNIPKANNVLVLNTLSVISFGSIVMTFFGVNYYLSGMHSYGQGTPPPIPVGIYIAMVLLIALIGGAYYSEKKGSIKLIR; from the coding sequence ATGAAAAAACTTAATAATATCTTCTTCTCGATGGTCACCAGCGTTATCCTGCTGGTTATTTTCGGAGCCAGCATTGGCTATGCTACTTTTGCCGAAAACAGTTCAGGCACAGAATATGCAAAATCGATTGTTTATAACGCCAAATGGTTCGAAATTCTACTGTTTCTACTCGTAATAAATCTGCTAGGAAGTGTCGTCAGATACAAAATTGTAAACAAACGTAAGTTCAGCGTTCTGCTTTTTCACATGGCCTTTATTTGTATATTAATCGGAGCTGCCGTAACACGGTTTTTCGGCTACGAAGGTGTGATGCACATTCGTCAGGGTGAAACTTCCAACGAAATTACCTCCGATAAACCATCAGTAGCCATAACAGCCGAATATAAAGGAGAAAAAGCCGAAAAAACAACGCACACTTCGTTTACAGAAAACGGCTCGGAGAATTACGCTGAAAACCTACAAATAGCCGATAAAACAATCAAGGTTGAGAAAGACTTGTTTATTCCAAATTCGGTAGAAACAATCGTTTCCGATGAGCAAGGTGAAGCCGGAATTTCGTTGTTTGTGATGGATCAAAATAATCAGGGAACAGATTTTATACTGCTCAATGGCGAAACAAACAATCTCGGTGATATCTCATTCTCGCTCAACGATTCCACCCGAAAAGCTCAGGTTGCGTTTTCGGTAGTTGATAATCAACTCTATTTTAAAAGCACATTACCCATGGCTAAAATGGGGATGATGGAAAAAGAAGAAGCGATGATCATGCCCGGACAACTGAACCCGGCAGAACAAAAAACCATTTACAAAACCGGGAGTTTAATATTCGTCTTAAAAACATACCTCCCAAAAGCAAAAAAGAGTTTGACGCAAATGACACCGGATATGAACAAATCGGGTGTAATTCGTCAGGGGAAAAATGCTATTATATTCAGGGTTAGCGATGGAAATACAACTAAAACCGTAAATGTATTAAGCTCCGAAAATCAAAGTTCACAACTTGCCTCGTGCATGCTAAACGGTGTAAAAGTGACAGTTGACTACGGAATGCTTAAACGTAAACTTCCTTTCAGCATTACACTTCGTGAATTTCAGTTAGATCGTTATCCAGGTTCTAACAGTCCATCGTCGTATGCCAGCGAAATCACCGTTACCGACAAAGAAATGAAAACCGTACAGCCTTTCAGAATTTTCATGAATAACATTCTAAACTACAGAGGATATCGTTTCTTCCAATCGTCTTACGACTCTGACGAGAAAGGAACCATTCTTTCCGTCAACCACGATTATTGGGGAACGTTAATTACATACGCCGGCTATTTGTTTATGCTTATAGGTATGGTGCTGACATTATTCAACAAAAACAGCAGATTCAGATACATTCTCAGACTTAGCAACGAATTGCAGAAAAAACGTAAAGCCGCAAAAACAGCCGCTTTGGTTGCAATACTTATCTTATCGGGTTCTATGTCGGCTTTTGCCGGAGAGACCTCTAAAAAAACTCATATCGATGCATTAAACAGCTTACTCATTCAGGATGAAGTTCAGGGTCGGATTGAACCAATCAGCACCTACGCTTCGGATTTGGTACGGAAGGTTACGAAAAAAACGACATTCAATGGTCAGTCGGCACTGGAAGTGCTTTTGAGGATGTGCACCGACCCATCGCACTGGGTGAATGAGCCGATTATAAAAGTGGCTCATGAAGGACTGGCAAAGGAGCTTGGAGCCATTAATGATTATATTACATTTAATCAACTTTTTGATTCTGAAAACAACGGGCAATACAAGCTTGCCGATAAAGTAGAAGCTGCCTATCAGAAAGACCCTTCAGCACGAAATCAGTATGAAAAAGAACTGATTAATATGGATGAACGGGTAAATATATGCAACCGGATTTTCTCGGGTGAAATACTGACTATTTTCCCGGTGCAGGGACATGAAAGTAATAAATGGATAGCTGTTTCCGGATTAGAGCCAACTGCTACTGCTGCTGACTCTAAAATGTCGGGAATGTCAGGAATGCCTGCCGGTGTTTGCCCCGTGAGTGGAAAATCGGGCAAAACATCTATGCCTGCCACTATGCCTGAAAATGGAACTAAAAATTCATCGGATTCAACCTCTGCATCAAAATGTCCTATGGCCGGGATGACCGGTACAACCGGAACTTCGATGGCAGATATGGCCATGACCTCAACCGAAAATGAATCGGGCACACCGGCTAAATTACTGTCTGCGTATTTCAGTGCTGTGTTGTCAGCCGAAAAATCAGGAGATTGGACTGAAGCAAACAGTGCGTTACTGAATCTGAAGAACTATCAGTTATTAAACGGTGGCGCGCAACTTCCTGCGAAAGAAAAGGTTCAGTTTGAAGTGTTATACAACAAGCTTAGTATCTTCTTATCGCTGGCCATACTGTATGGCTTGCTTGGAATAATTCTGATTTCGCTTCACGTTATCAATATATTGAAATACAATCCTAAAGTTGATAAATACCTCGACAAGAGCATATACGTATTTGCCATTATGTTTGTATTTTATACTGCCGGATTGATTATGCGATGGTACATTTCCGGTCATGCGCCCTGGAGCAACGGTTATGAATCCATGATTTTTGTAGGATGGGCTGCGTCGCTTTCTGGACTTGTGTTTGCTAACCGATCGCCGATTACACTGGCTATAACATCTTTACTATCGGCCATAGCATTATCGGTAGCAGGTATGAGCTGGATGAATCCTGAAATAACTAATCTGGTTCCGGTACTGAAGTCTTATTGGCTGGTAATACACGTGGCTGTTATCACCTCCAGTTACGGATTCTTTGCCATGTCTGCTCTGTTGGGAGTATTTAATTTAGGCTTGATGATAGCCCGCACAAACAAAAACCGAATCAGGCTGAATGAAAGTATTCAGGAGTTTAGTTATATCATTGAACTATCACTCATTGTCGGACTATTTATGCTTACTGTGGGTACATTCCTCGGGGGTGTTTGGGCCAACGAATCGTGGGGAAGATACTGGGGCTGGGACTCAAAAGAAACATGGGCTTTGGTCAGCATATTGCTGTATTCGTCTGTAATACATTTACGCAACATCCCTAAAGCAAATAATGTTCTGGTATTAAACACGCTCTCCGTAATAAGCTTTGGAAGTATTGTTATGACGTTCTTTGGGGTCAACTACTATCTGTCGGGCATGCACTCTTACGGACAAGGTACCCCACCTCCTATTCCGGTAGGAATCTACATTGCAATGGTGCTTCTCATTGCTTTAATAGGTGGTGCTTATTATTCCGAAAAAAAGGGAAGCATAAAATTAATTAGATAA
- a CDS encoding DUF1015 domain-containing protein has translation MAIIKPFKGIRPPRNLVEKVASRPYDVLNSEEARIEAEGNPMSLYRIIKPEIDFAPGTDEHEEKVYAKAAENFAKFRKEGWLVQEDVEKYYVYAQTMNGKTQYGLVVCANVDDYLNENIKKHELTRRDKEEDRMKHVRVNNANIEPVFFAYPHQDELDAIVAEIIKAEPIYDFVAPGDGFGHHFWVIDNPDTIARITELFADIPSLYIADGHHRSAAAALVGDEKRRQNPNHTGNEEYNYFMAVCFPDNQLNIIDYNRVVKDLNNLTDEEFLAKVAVNFEVELKGSDIYKPTKLHNFALYLSGKWYSLTAKPGTYNDNDPIGVLDVTISSNLILDEVLGIKDLRSDKRIDFVGGIRGLGELQKRVESGEMRVALALYPVSMKQLIDIADTGNIMPPKTTWFEPKLRSGLVIHELV, from the coding sequence ATGGCTATTATCAAACCTTTTAAAGGTATTCGTCCTCCCCGGAATTTAGTTGAAAAGGTGGCTTCGCGGCCTTATGATGTATTGAACTCCGAAGAAGCCCGCATCGAAGCTGAAGGCAATCCGATGTCTTTATATCGTATTATTAAACCCGAGATTGACTTTGCTCCCGGAACAGACGAACACGAAGAAAAAGTATATGCCAAAGCTGCCGAAAACTTTGCTAAGTTCAGAAAAGAAGGCTGGTTGGTGCAGGAAGATGTTGAAAAATATTATGTGTACGCACAAACAATGAATGGCAAAACTCAGTACGGTTTAGTAGTTTGTGCCAATGTTGATGATTATTTGAATGAAAATATAAAGAAACACGAACTCACACGCAGGGATAAAGAAGAAGATCGGATGAAGCATGTTCGGGTAAACAATGCCAATATTGAACCGGTGTTTTTTGCTTATCCGCATCAGGACGAATTGGATGCCATTGTGGCCGAAATTATAAAAGCAGAACCTATTTACGATTTCGTTGCTCCGGGCGATGGATTTGGTCATCATTTTTGGGTGATTGATAATCCTGATACTATTGCACGCATTACCGAATTATTTGCGGACATACCTTCGCTTTACATTGCCGATGGTCACCACCGAAGTGCTGCGGCAGCGTTGGTTGGAGATGAAAAACGTCGTCAGAATCCAAATCATACGGGTAACGAAGAATATAATTATTTTATGGCTGTATGTTTTCCTGACAATCAGTTGAATATTATTGATTACAACCGTGTAGTTAAGGATTTAAATAATCTGACAGACGAAGAATTTTTGGCTAAGGTGGCGGTGAATTTTGAAGTAGAACTGAAAGGAAGCGATATCTATAAACCGACTAAGTTGCATAACTTTGCTTTGTATTTATCCGGCAAATGGTATTCTTTGACGGCTAAGCCCGGAACATACAATGATAATGATCCTATCGGTGTGCTGGATGTTACTATTTCCTCAAATCTGATTTTAGACGAGGTACTTGGCATAAAAGATCTTCGCAGCGATAAACGTATTGACTTTGTAGGTGGCATTCGTGGTCTTGGAGAATTACAAAAACGGGTTGAAAGTGGCGAAATGCGTGTTGCCTTAGCACTTTATCCTGTTTCAATGAAACAATTGATAGACATTGCCGATACCGGAAATATTATGCCTCCGAAAACAACCTGGTTTGAACCTAAACTGCGTTCGGGGTTGGTTATTCATGAATTGGTATAG
- a CDS encoding glycoside hydrolase family 53 protein translates to MKYHFSLFITILFCFSVWGCKAEVPANPDTSSTDKLAKGADISWLPQMEASGYKFYNDLGVQEDCFKILKDHGINSIRLRTWVNPSDDPASGHCSKDETVAMAIRAQKSGMRIMIDFHYSDSWADPSKQVKPSAWANLNFEQLKQALYDYTFEVMTALKTAGITPEWVQVGNEITGGMLLPEGSTDNWPQLAQLINKGYDAVKAVSSTTKVILHIDQGNNNARSRWWFDAAKANGVKYDVIGLSYYPYWLPGNPDYTLSVNDLGNNLKDMVARYGKEVMLVETGGEDTKAQNTYNMLITVLQKVRDVPENKGLGVFYWEPEGARSWSHYALSAWGSDGKPTLALDAFK, encoded by the coding sequence ATGAAATATCACTTTAGCTTATTCATTACTATACTTTTCTGCTTTAGTGTTTGGGGCTGTAAAGCAGAAGTGCCCGCAAATCCTGATACATCATCCACCGATAAACTGGCAAAAGGTGCCGATATCAGTTGGTTACCGCAGATGGAAGCCAGTGGATACAAGTTTTATAACGATCTGGGAGTTCAGGAAGATTGTTTCAAAATATTAAAGGATCACGGAATCAATTCTATCAGGCTACGCACCTGGGTCAATCCTTCGGACGACCCTGCCAGCGGGCATTGCAGTAAAGATGAAACGGTGGCAATGGCCATTCGGGCGCAGAAAAGCGGCATGCGGATAATGATCGACTTTCACTACAGCGACTCATGGGCCGACCCTTCCAAACAGGTAAAACCATCTGCATGGGCAAATCTTAACTTTGAGCAATTAAAGCAAGCATTGTACGATTATACTTTTGAAGTCATGACTGCACTTAAAACTGCCGGCATTACACCCGAATGGGTTCAGGTGGGAAATGAAATTACGGGCGGCATGTTATTACCCGAAGGAAGCACCGATAACTGGCCTCAGCTGGCACAACTCATAAACAAAGGATACGACGCAGTTAAGGCTGTAAGTAGTACTACCAAAGTCATTCTTCATATCGATCAGGGGAATAACAATGCCCGATCGCGTTGGTGGTTTGATGCAGCAAAAGCAAATGGCGTGAAATACGACGTTATCGGACTATCTTATTATCCTTATTGGCTACCGGGAAATCCCGATTACACACTTTCCGTAAACGACCTGGGCAATAACCTGAAAGATATGGTTGCGCGATATGGCAAAGAAGTAATGCTGGTAGAAACAGGTGGAGAAGATACAAAAGCACAGAACACATACAACATGCTGATAACCGTACTTCAAAAAGTGCGGGACGTACCTGAGAATAAAGGTTTAGGTGTTTTTTACTGGGAACCTGAAGGAGCCCGAAGCTGGAGTCATTACGCTTTAAGTGCATGGGGATCGGATGGTAAGCCTACGTTGGCGCTTGATGCTTTTAAATAG
- a CDS encoding OmpA family protein codes for MRTKLSFSLFLLLVVVLLSGCSLKARIKKADKAFGEGQFFSAAEKYKRVYGYIPSNQKQLKARIAFQQAESYRLINYTRAEQSYVNAIRYNYPDSIVYLHFAQVLQRNGKYGEALKNYTIYLKKDSSSLLAKNGVISCKQVDKWKNQPNPYIVRKADLFNVRNAENFSPAFLGTESDALMFTSSRQFSKTVKLNNSSITGLPNNNIFTSKRNALGKLEKPVIIGDEINTVEGDEGACSFTTDGKVMYFTRSVQTEDSELGTQIYSSNRVGLTWSTPQRLKIFNDSTISVAHPAIAPDGQTLYFVSDSKKGLGGKDIWKGTISNGECKYIENLGPEINTPGDEMFPTVRADGSLYFSSNGRVGLGGLDIYKATSRKEGGWLVENMGSPINSSADDFGMTFERNAERGYFSSNRNEIKGLDAIWSFELPALVYYVEGKVSDDKGNGVPDATVRLVSNNGMNARIQTKKDGTYRIKIDKDLNCVVFVSARGYLNQNTSLSTQGLVESKTFNVDFKLSAISKPIQIENIFYESGKWELTPASENGLQVLVKLLNDNPNITIEISANTDLVGSNADNKALSTKRAKSVVDYLISKKIAPDRLTSVGYGEEKPVVVDAAMAKKYPFLKENDVLDEAYVLKLTPAQQEVANQINRRTEFRVLKTTYKLY; via the coding sequence ATGCGTACAAAATTATCGTTTTCTCTTTTCTTACTTCTTGTTGTTGTCTTACTTTCGGGTTGTAGTCTTAAAGCTCGAATAAAAAAGGCAGACAAAGCATTTGGCGAAGGGCAGTTTTTTTCTGCTGCCGAAAAGTATAAGCGTGTGTACGGATATATTCCCTCCAACCAAAAGCAGTTGAAAGCTCGAATAGCTTTTCAGCAGGCAGAATCGTACAGGTTGATAAACTACACAAGGGCTGAGCAATCCTATGTGAATGCTATTCGGTATAATTATCCTGATTCGATAGTGTATTTGCATTTTGCACAGGTGCTCCAACGGAATGGGAAATACGGTGAGGCGTTGAAAAATTACACTATTTACCTGAAAAAGGATAGTTCCAGTTTGTTGGCCAAAAACGGGGTGATATCCTGCAAACAAGTTGATAAATGGAAAAATCAGCCGAATCCGTATATCGTTCGAAAAGCCGATTTGTTTAATGTTCGCAATGCCGAGAATTTTAGTCCGGCTTTTTTGGGAACTGAGTCGGATGCACTCATGTTTACTTCTTCTCGTCAGTTTAGCAAAACGGTGAAACTCAATAATAGTTCAATTACAGGCTTGCCAAACAACAACATATTTACAAGCAAAAGAAATGCTTTAGGAAAGCTTGAAAAACCAGTAATAATAGGCGATGAAATAAATACGGTTGAGGGAGACGAAGGTGCCTGCTCTTTTACCACCGATGGTAAAGTGATGTATTTTACCCGATCTGTACAGACAGAGGACTCTGAACTGGGTACCCAGATTTATTCATCGAACAGAGTAGGATTGACCTGGAGTACGCCTCAGAGACTAAAAATTTTCAACGATAGTACCATCTCTGTTGCTCATCCGGCAATAGCACCTGATGGACAAACGCTCTATTTTGTTTCAGATTCCAAAAAAGGACTTGGAGGGAAGGATATTTGGAAAGGCACAATATCAAATGGTGAATGTAAATACATTGAAAATCTGGGACCGGAAATAAATACTCCAGGCGATGAAATGTTCCCAACGGTGCGTGCCGATGGTTCATTGTATTTCTCATCCAATGGACGTGTTGGTCTTGGTGGCTTGGATATTTATAAAGCTACATCCCGAAAAGAAGGAGGTTGGTTAGTTGAGAATATGGGTTCACCTATAAATTCTTCGGCCGATGACTTTGGGATGACTTTTGAACGAAATGCCGAGAGAGGTTATTTTTCGTCGAACAGAAATGAAATAAAAGGGCTGGACGCTATCTGGAGCTTTGAACTCCCGGCCTTGGTTTATTATGTCGAGGGAAAAGTTTCGGACGATAAAGGGAATGGAGTACCTGATGCCACTGTTCGCTTAGTTAGTAATAATGGCATGAACGCACGTATACAAACCAAAAAAGACGGAACTTACAGAATAAAAATAGACAAAGATTTGAATTGTGTAGTGTTTGTATCTGCCCGTGGTTACCTTAACCAGAATACTTCCTTGTCAACTCAGGGATTGGTCGAAAGTAAAACGTTTAATGTAGATTTTAAATTATCAGCCATATCGAAGCCAATACAAATAGAGAATATCTTCTACGAATCAGGCAAATGGGAGCTGACCCCGGCTTCCGAGAATGGTTTGCAGGTATTGGTAAAACTTTTAAATGATAATCCGAATATTACCATCGAGATTAGTGCTAATACCGACTTGGTTGGTAGCAATGCCGATAATAAAGCACTATCAACGAAACGTGCAAAATCGGTAGTCGACTATTTAATTTCGAAGAAAATAGCTCCTGACAGACTGACTTCGGTGGGTTATGGAGAAGAAAAACCTGTAGTGGTAGATGCTGCTATGGCTAAAAAATATCCATTCTTGAAAGAGAATGATGTGCTCGATGAAGCTTATGTTTTGAAACTAACGCCGGCTCAGCAGGAGGTTGCTAATCAGATTAATCGACGCACTGAATTCAGAGTGTTGAAAACAACATACAAACTTTATTGA
- a CDS encoding TolB family protein — protein sequence MRKNRLFIYTILFCSLLMFSCTPKPEHVRVVNALPAIYPDYADVTIPCNIAPLNFLLRGQADALQVKVKGTSDSLIVNTSAKVCFPINAWKKLLNAEVGKSLTVQVTACIGGEWISYRAFQWQVVADKIDSYLSYRLIEPGYEVWNALQICERNLENFDERAIADNNQLNRSCMNCHIYGNQRGNLSMFHLRGKDGGTILNRNGKLRKLTLKSGNMISAAVYGAFHPSGRFGVFSTNKIIPELHMHGSRRMEVYDTASDVVVADFDDNRMLQSPLLSNPDVFETFPVFSADGKSIYFCSAPKVSLPNDVKKLKYSICRIAFDADKKQFGTKVDTLWNARLTGKSACHLKTSPDGKYILYTVADYGTFPIWHRETDLQLMNLQTGVVDKLTMVNSDKSDTYHSWSSTSRWFVFASKRDDGQYGKPYFAYVDKSGKVRKPFVLPQEDPAHYDETLKSYNIPELSTSKLQFDAADVEQTYKNLKAESFK from the coding sequence ATGAGAAAAAATCGACTCTTTATATACACAATCCTGTTTTGTTCTTTATTGATGTTTTCCTGCACACCTAAGCCGGAGCATGTCAGGGTGGTGAATGCCTTGCCTGCTATTTATCCCGATTATGCGGACGTAACCATTCCTTGTAATATTGCTCCGCTGAACTTCTTATTGCGTGGACAAGCTGATGCACTGCAAGTAAAAGTAAAAGGAACCTCGGATAGTTTAATTGTGAATACTAGTGCGAAGGTTTGTTTTCCAATAAATGCCTGGAAGAAATTATTGAACGCCGAAGTGGGCAAAAGTCTTACAGTACAGGTTACTGCCTGCATAGGTGGAGAGTGGATAAGCTATCGGGCTTTTCAATGGCAGGTGGTGGCGGATAAAATAGATAGTTATTTGAGCTATCGATTGATTGAACCCGGCTACGAAGTATGGAATGCCCTTCAGATTTGTGAACGAAACCTGGAGAACTTTGACGAACGGGCAATAGCGGATAATAATCAATTAAACCGTTCATGCATGAACTGCCATATTTATGGAAATCAACGCGGCAACCTATCGATGTTTCACCTTCGTGGAAAAGATGGCGGAACTATCCTGAACCGAAACGGTAAACTTCGTAAACTGACACTTAAGAGTGGAAATATGATTTCGGCGGCAGTATATGGAGCTTTTCATCCCTCGGGTCGCTTTGGTGTTTTCTCTACCAACAAGATTATTCCGGAACTTCATATGCATGGTAGTCGACGAATGGAAGTGTATGATACCGCGTCGGATGTGGTAGTGGCAGACTTTGATGATAACCGTATGTTGCAATCGCCTTTGCTTTCCAATCCGGATGTGTTCGAGACTTTTCCCGTGTTCTCGGCCGATGGAAAATCTATCTATTTTTGTTCTGCTCCCAAAGTATCCTTACCCAATGATGTTAAGAAATTAAAGTACAGCATATGCCGCATTGCTTTTGATGCTGATAAAAAGCAATTTGGAACTAAAGTAGATACATTGTGGAATGCACGGTTGACAGGTAAATCTGCGTGTCATCTGAAAACTTCGCCCGATGGTAAATACATTCTGTATACTGTAGCCGATTACGGAACTTTCCCTATCTGGCATCGTGAAACTGATTTGCAACTAATGAACTTGCAGACAGGAGTTGTAGATAAACTTACCATGGTTAACTCCGATAAGTCTGATACCTACCATAGCTGGTCGTCCACCAGTCGCTGGTTTGTCTTTGCCAGCAAACGTGATGATGGACAATATGGCAAACCTTATTTTGCTTATGTGGATAAATCGGGCAAAGTGCGCAAGCCATTTGTTTTACCGCAAGAAGATCCGGCACATTATGACGAAACATTGAAGTCGTATAATATCCCAGAGTTATCAACCTCTAAACTGCAGTTTGATGCTGCAGATGTTGAACAAACATATAAAAATTTGAAGGCTGAATCGTTTAAATAA